A window from Drosophila miranda strain MSH22 chromosome Y unlocalized genomic scaffold, D.miranda_PacBio2.1 Contig_Y2_pilon, whole genome shotgun sequence encodes these proteins:
- the LOC117192600 gene encoding E3 ubiquitin-protein ligase RMND5A-like, with the protein MDSESWACSSVEKDLDRVVTKLEQLRDNASADVGDIAMLMSDLVNALGNAEQMVTTLNSSTQVNANAPSVDDPMGNGVSMQVETEPTAPQRPTDRHMEVIRGAILKCNEIVQKLSTEHRDLHGSISKIGKAIDRNFSADFTSTMRVDVLQDEENLMLLNKAIAKHYCRQGMDTVARTLIKECKMTEDHAQDVFDSEREFADIYSIWMKIQKRELTEALKWTKRYSPQLMERHSLIEFRLHRMRFMQLVSYGVESQNDAVIYARTNFKKFPLRYEHEIANLMASFIYLPAGLENSPYKHFLGQEMWTELSFIFLKDACQLLGISKNSALSVVVNAGCTALPALLNIKQVMQSRQVLGMWNGCDELPIEIDLQPEFRFHSIFACPILRQQTSEHNPPKKLTCGHVISNDALHKLSNGHILKCPYCPVEQNAEEAVRIYF; encoded by the coding sequence ATGGATAGCGAATCGTGGGCCTGTTCATCGGTGGAAAAGGATCTCGACCGAGTCGTTACCAAGCTAGAGCAGCTGCGCGACAATGCCTCGGCCGATGTAGGGGATATTGCGATGCTGATGTCGGACTTGGTCAATGCCCTTGGAAATGCCGAGCAAATGGTAACGACTCTTAACTCGAGCACTCAGGTGAATGCAAATGCTCCCAGCGTAGACGACCCAATGGGCAATGGTGTGAGCATGCAGGTGGAGACGGAACCAACTGCGCCGCAGCGTCCCACTGATCGCCACATGGAGGTGATCAGAGGAGCTATTTTAAAATGTAATGAAATAGTGCAGAAGCTGTCCACAGAGCATCGTGACTTGCACGGCTCGATTTCAAAGATTGGGAAGGCTATTGATCGTAATTTTAGCGCCGACTTTACATCCACCATGCGTGTCGATGTCCTGCAGGACGAGGAGAACCTGATGCTGCTGAACAAGGCCATTGCCAAGCACTATTGCCGCCAGGGCATGGACACGGTGGCCCGCACTTTGATCAAAGAATGCAAAATGACAGAGGATCACGCCCAGGATGTGTTCGACTCAGAGCGGGAGTTCGCCGATATCTATAGTATTTGGATGAAGATACAGAAGCGGGAGCTGACCGAAGCCCTCAAGTGGACCAAGCGCTACTCACCACAGCTCATGGAGCGGCACTCTCTCATTGAGTTTCGGCTGCACCGCATGCGCTTTATGCAGCTTGTCTCGTATGGCGTGGAGTCGCAGAACGATGCCGTTATCTACGCCCGGACGAATTTCAAGAAGTTTCCCTTGCGCTATGAGCACGAGATAGCCAATCTGATGGCCAGCTTTATATATCTGCCTGCCGGGCTAGAGAACTCTCCGTACAAGCATTTCCTGGGCCAGGAAATGTGGACTGAACTATCGTTTATATTTCTTAAGGATGCCTGCCAGCTGCTGGGCATTAGTAAGAACTCTGCCTTGTCTGTTGTTGTGAATGCTGGATGCACTGCCCTTCCCGCTCTATTGAACATCAAGCAGGTGATGCAATCGCGCCAGGTCCTGGGAATGTGGAATGGCTGCGACGAGCTGCCCATCGAAATCGATCTCCAGCCAGAATTCCGCTTCCACTCAATCTTCGCCTGTCCCATCTTGCGTCAGCAGACCTCCGAGCACAATCCGCCAAAGAAGTTGACCTGTGGTCATGTCATCTCCAACGATGCCCTTCACAAGCTCAGCAACGGCCACATACTCAAATGCCCATATTGCCCCGTAGAGCAGAATGCCGAAGAGGCTGttcgtatttacttttaa
- the LOC117192599 gene encoding transcription factor grauzone-like: MDICRLCLRGIGGAQMCLQIFDVNATDNKVAEVLRQHFWFEILPNDEISKIICNVCWTQVSEFHQFYISIQEAQVIYATTSKFKQDPEAVNTSWLEEVLMPADVLAVDNDVSAQVNVNPLDELELGQTLSPESPVDSKLDIKTERQSPDLEFGLEEPNNDDGEDDDEEDDDDDDDGDVDYEDEEDDLIITRSGRKRKAREGVAKPAKTKKIGQTGNKSKAKIKKHKPVKRVFKMERLPPFCKEDEELIKRYIVMGCELCIFLAEDFDGIRDHFKEKHPDERPYIKCCGRKLNKRCLIQEHARRHENPEYIKCKDCGKVFANSSVLRAHWLVHHVPDEECDFQCEDCGKRFSRRNLLELHKGSHVPVNERKFICPECPKHNAFATEYHMQVHISMQHRKAANVCHVCGKSIKDKAVFEKHVRLHFEESGPRIKCPRPDCESWLKDEDNLKQHLRRHNDEGKLFICSECGKSCKNSRALIGHKRYSHSNVIYTCEHCGKTFKKDISLKEHMAQHTGEPLYKCPFCPRTFNSNANMHSHKKKMHPVEWDIWRKTKTGSSQKILPSAQVAQMFRDDTDAAAIPNDYTTA, encoded by the exons ATGGATATCTGCCGTTTGTGTTTGCGCGGAATCGGCGGAGCCCAGATGTGTCTACAGATCTTCGATGTGAATGCAACGGACAACAAAGTGGCCGAAGTGCTGCGCCAGCATTTCTGGTTCGAG ATTCTGCCCAACGATGAGATATCAAAAATTATCTGCAATGTCTGCTGGACCCAGGTGTCCGAGTTTCACCAGTTTTATATTTCCATACAAGAGGCTCAAGTGATTTATGCTACCACCTCGAAGTTCAAGCAGGATCCCGAGGCGGTGAACACATCCTGGCTGGAGGAAGTACTCATGCCAGCCGATGTGCTGGCAGTGGACAATGATGTCAGTGCTCAGGTAAATGTGAATCCCCTGGATGAGCTAGAACTAGGCCAGACTCTGTCGCCGGAATCTCCAGTCGACAGTAAGCTGGACATCAAAACTGAGCGGCAATCCCCAGATCTGGAATTTGGCCTTGAAGAACCCAACAACGATGATGGCGAAGACGACGACGAAgaggacgatgatgatgatgatgatggcgatGTTGACTATGAAGATGAGGAAGACGATTTAATTATTACGAGAAGTGGCCGCAAACGGAAGGCGAGGGAAGGAGTCGCCAAGCCAGCCAAGACGAAAAAGATTGGACAGACGGGAAACAAGAGCAAAGCTAAAATTAAGAAGCATAAACCAGTGAAAAGAGTATTTAAGATGGAACGCTTGCCGCCGTTTTGCAAGGAAGATGAAGAACTCATAAAACGATACATTGTGATGGGCTGTGAGCTGTGCATATTTTTGGCTGAAGACTTCGACGGTATTCGGGATCACTTCAAGGAGAAGCATCCAGACGAACGGCCCTACATCAAATGTTGCGGCCGGAAGCTAAATAAGCGCTGTCTCATCCAAGAGCACGCAAGAAGGCATGAGAATCCGGAGTATATTAA GTGCAAGGACTGTGGCAAGGTGTTCGCCAACTCCAGCGTTTTGCGCGCCCATTGGCTGGTTCACCATGTTCCCGATGAGGAATGCGACTTCCAGTGCGAGGACTGCGGAAAGCGCTTCTCCCGCCGTAATCTCCTTGAGCTGCATAAGGGCTCCCACGTGCCAGTAAACGAGAGAAAGTTCATTTGTCCCGAGTGCCCCAAGCACAATGC CTTCGCAACGGAATACCATATGCAGGTGCACATCAGCATGCAGCATCGCAAAGCGGCGAATGTGTGCCATGTGTGCGGCAAGAGTATTAAGGATAAGGCCGTCTTTGAAAAACATGTTCGCCTGCATTTTGAGGAGAGTGGGCCACGCATCAAATGCCCGCGACCAGACTGCGAGAGTTGGCTGAAAGATGAGGATAACCTCAAGCAGCATTTGAGGCGCCACAACGACGAAGGCAAGCTTTTCATTTGCTCGGAGTGTGGCAAGAGCTGCAAGAACTCTCGTGCGCTGATCGGCCACAAGCGATACTCCCACTCGAATGTTATTTACACCTGCGAACATTGCGGCAAAACGTTCAAGAAAGATATAAGCCTAAAA GAGCACATGGCCCAGCACACTGGTGAACCTCTGTACAAGTGTCCCTTTTGCCCGCGCACCTTCAATTCGAATGCCAACATGCATTCGCATAAGAAGAAAATGCATCCAGTCGAGTGGGACATTTGGCGGAAAACGAAGACGGGAAGTTCCCAGAAGATTCTGCCAAGTGCACAAGTGGCCCAGATGTTCAGAGACGATACCGATGCCGCAGCTATTCCCAATGACTACACTACAGCTTAG
- the LOC108159330 gene encoding LOW QUALITY PROTEIN: CDK5RAP3-like protein (The sequence of the model RefSeq protein was modified relative to this genomic sequence to represent the inferred CDS: substituted 2 bases at 2 genomic stop codons) produces MNESEIPIDIHTLKLQDWLISRRIVPKNIQQEIKEIHTKISNALQDMPSNEQLIKLLSKANINYYHVKEIIEILKQTEKDTKSVFGTYGSQRMKDWQEICRLYEKNATYLGETAQIFVRNVNFEIPGVRKQMAKLEQLTDESLKRAQDMHKPXGQLLAEHAALLEQLGVKGDNLHAEFIEVLAGLPDLYTKSLQDIGKIQNGIDMYAEISGHKQSLPILRHLVEFGNTTVYQYIHKEAPLAVEEPPISLDLSEGIASKDGEGDNAVTEIDFXTDDNGGTSSTVSAEIIDYGDFGGVDLPETDGGNIDWGIERAPASDAVEINFDTPVEEYGIVVEGTGMDGGTAKGDQAYTLLDSPNYRDRFLDELFELESFLRLRLYELNQLKSSSNIMYSLMDSIATHDGDSIKKILGYIEKIIQQTSDEQTRHLFQLKHSSKYANLLATKLQQMTKAVEKLRSTREGLKQRAVELWEQQLQLNPVLEEVIAQTRTLQTHIEKDISKRYKNRMVNLMGGANKTTGRSWELLNGY; encoded by the exons ATGAAT GAGTCTGAGATTCCCATTGACATCCATACTCTGAAGTTGCAAGACTGGCTGATCAGCCGCAGGATTGTGCCCAAAAATATTCAACAGGAGATCAAGGAAATTCACACCAAGATCAGCAATGCCCTCCAGGACATGCCGTCTAATGAACAGCTCATTAAATTATTGTCGAAAGCAA ATATCAACTATTACCATGTGAAAGAGATAATTGAAATCCTCAAGCAAACGGAGAAGGATACGAAAAGCGTATTTGGCACCTACGGCAGTCAGCGTATGAAGGATTGGCAGGAGATATGCCGCCTGTACGAAAAGAACGCTACATATCTGGGCGAAACGGCTCAGATATTTGTGCGAAATGTGAACTTTGAGATACCTGGGGTGCGAAAGCAAATGGCAAAACTGGAACAACTTACCGATGAGAGCCTTAAAAGAGCCCAAGACATGCACAAGCCGTAAGGTCAGCTACTGGCCGAACATGCCGCCTTGCTGGAACAGCTGGGGGTCAAAGGAGACAATCTACATGCGGAGTTTATCGAGGTTCTTGCCGGCCTGCCAGACCTCTACACTAAGTCCCTACAGGATATTGGCAAGATTCAGAACGGCATCGACATGTATGCCGAGATCAGTGGGCACAAGCAGTCGCTACCCATTCTTCGGCATCTGGTCGAGTTTGGAAACACCACAGTGTATCAGTACATTCACAAAGAAGCACCCCTGGCCGTTGAAGAGCCTCCCATAAGCCTAGACCTCAGTGAAGGCATCGCCTCCAAGGATGGAGAGGGGGATAACGCTGTTACCGAAATTGACTTTTGAACGGATGACAATGGCGGAACATCCTCCACCGTTTCGGCGGAAATCATTGACTACGGTGACTTTGGTGGTGTAGATCTTCCGGAGACCGATGGCGGTAACATCGATTGGGGCATCGAGAGGGCCCCAGCATCGGATGCTGTTGAAATCAACTTTGACACTCCTGTCGAGGAGTATGGGATCGTGGTGGAGGGCACTGGCATGGATGGTGGCACTGCCAAGG GTGACCAAGCCTACACACTCCTAGACTCGCCCAACTATCGGGATCGTTTTCTGGACGAGCTCTTCGAGCTGGAATCGTTCCTGCGCCTGCGCCTCTATGAGCTTAATCAGTTGAAGTCCTCGAGCAACATTATGTACTCGCTTATGGACAGCATTGCCACACACGATGGTGATAGCATAAAGAAGATTCTCGGTTACATCGAGAAAATCATCCAGCAGACCTCCGATGAGCAAACGCGCCATCTATTCCAGCTAAAGCATTCGTCAAAGTACGCGAATCTACTTGCCACCAAGCTCCAGCAGATGACCAAGGCCGTGGAGAAGCTCCGATCCACGCGCGAGGGGCTCAAGCAGCGTGCCGTCGAGCTGtgggagcagcagctgcagcttaATCCCGTCCTCGAGGAAGTGATTGCCCAAACGCGTACTCTACAGACACACATCGAGAAGGATATTTCGAAGCGTTATAAGAATCGTATGGTTAATCTAATGGGAGGCGCTAACAAAACTACGGGCAGATCTTGGGAATTGTTAAATGgttattaa